The nucleotide window AAAACGAAACTGTTCTATATAAATTATGTGCAATTTTATATTCACCTTTTTGATAATATTCAGGAATATATCTTTGTAAGGTGTTGACGACACCCAAAGACATTACCGTTCCTATCAAAGATAGTGTCGAATAAAGCAAATTATAAATTCCATAATCATATTCGGATAGTGCCCTGACAAGCAAAATTATGGTAAAAAAACCTAAACATTTGCTCAAAGTTTGAAATATTAAAGTATATTTAATCGCGTTATTGGTTTTTTTTATAAAATTTATATTCAAAAAATCAATTCCCTAAAACGTATTTAATAATAAAACAAACCATCTATTTTTGACAACGGTATTATTAAAATGAATTTTCATTACCGATTCCGGAACAATGGACAACAGAAGGAAGTACGGGCAGCGTATAAAGCGAATGCCATTGCACATGTATGCGTAGAATACACACACATGCTTACTTTTTGATGAGCTGCTGATTGTATGCGAAAACGTAATCCTGAGCCCAAGGCTCTTCAAAAGGAATCTGTACAATCTTGAACCCATTCTCTATAAAATATTGAGTGACCTCAGTCTTGGTACGAAAGAAGTCGTTATCTGTCCTATCGGCTTTGAAATCGTGGCAAGCTATCCTCCCTGCATAGGCAATATTCTTAATCATCCAGCCTATACTTTTAACGCCAAACTTCTCTGCCCCCTCAACGTTCATTTAAGATAGTCAATCCGGTAAATGTTATATTCTTTACAGATGTCGTCCAATCTGCGGCCAACTAAGCTTACAGTTCCATTAGGTTTTGAGGCTATTACAATAGTGATAAATGGCTTCTCCAAGGAATACTTCTTTGTCCGCATCTACAACTGCAATATTAAAGGGAACAAAGTTCTTGAGTCCATTATATTCGCATGTTTTCTTTAAACATTTAAAAATCTTTGGGTGGGCCTCAATCAAAAACACTGGGCCGCTTTGTTTTACAGCAAGTGAGAACGAAATCATCTCACAGCCGATCCCAGTACCCACATCAATAACCGTATCTCCAGGGTTAGACTTATAGAAAGGAAACCAATAGGTTCGTTGTGAAGCCAGTAATTTCGCAAGGTCTAAGCGTGATAGAGGTTCCTACTCTGCTATTGCGCCAGTTGGAAGTTGATGAATCCAGCACTCATCAAAGATAATCCTTGCACCACTCCCCTCTGATGACATCGCTCTCAGCGCAATCAACTTTCCCAATAGATATCTTCCACCCGGGTGGTATAATGGGGTGGATTCCACCTGTTGCATCAGCAAAAATCAGACCAATTTTAAAATCCTTATAAATCCGTTGAAGGCGCAATATCATAAATAAATAGCCCGCAAGAAAATTCTGTAACTGCTGTCTGAAATTTGGAAATAGTGGGCTGTGACCAAACCGTTTATAAGCAAATTGAGCCGATGGAACATTTTAATTTGATACTGCGCCGAACTGTCTTCAATGGGCAAATTACTTTAAAAATTTAATATATTGCGAACGCTTTTTCATCATAGTCTGTTCTATTAACATATCCTTTTGATCCCTTTTTTGAAATTACTCTTCCAGGAATACCGACAACAACAGAGTTATCAGGAACGTCTTTTGTTACGACACAATTAGCGCCAATAGCGACATTATTTCCAACTTTAATATCACCAAAAATTTTTGCGCCGGGGCCAATATAAATATTATCGCCTAATACTGGATAGCCTTTATGTTTTCCTCGATTCGCTTTTCCTAAAGTTACCCCTTGAGAAATATTGCAATTTTTTCCTATCGTAGTTTTGGGATGGACTGTAATTCCACCAAAGTGGCCAATACAAAACCCACTTCCAATATTAGTCTCCGGTGGTATTGAAATACCTAATTTATATTTCAATCGGTTAAGTAAAAATTTTGCAACTGGATAACAAAAATATTTTAAATACATATTACTTTTAGTATAGGAACAGGTGCGCATCCAATAGTTATACCTAAACACATTCCATCGAAATAAATGCCAAAGAAAGAACTTAAAACTTACTTCACCTTTAATACGATAAAGATCCGAACATATCAAAAATTTATAATATTTATATTGCATATTTTTTGCCTTCTTATTATCAATCTTGGGGCTTTTAAATTTTCTTGTTTATTTTGCTCATAATTTGGTTGTCCATTGAACCAACTTGAGTTACAGGTAATCTATCTACCTGTAACTCAAGCATTAAACACGCTGACAGCACATATTTTTTCAAAAAACAATTATTATACAAGCCGTTTTCAAGCGATTGCAGATCTAATTTGCTTACATGGCATCTTTTCGAGCGATAAAAGTAAATGCAC belongs to Desulfobacula toluolica Tol2 and includes:
- a CDS encoding class I SAM-dependent methyltransferase — translated: MGTGIGCEMISFSLAVKQSGPVFLIEAHPKIFKCLKKTCEYNGLKNFVPFNIAVVDADKEVFLGEAIYHYCNSLKT
- a CDS encoding serine O-acetyltransferase — encoded protein: MRTCSYTKSNMYLKYFCYPVAKFLLNRLKYKLGISIPPETNIGSGFCIGHFGGITVHPKTTIGKNCNISQGVTLGKANRGKHKGYPVLGDNIYIGPGAKIFGDIKVGNNVAIGANCVVTKDVPDNSVVVGIPGRVISKKGSKGYVNRTDYDEKAFAIY